Proteins encoded in a region of the Zea mays cultivar B73 chromosome 4, Zm-B73-REFERENCE-NAM-5.0, whole genome shotgun sequence genome:
- the LOC100278397 gene encoding uncharacterized protein LOC100278397 (The RefSeq protein has 3 substitutions compared to this genomic sequence) gives MPLLLHQPLLLLNASADHHLPWRRSSPISSFQGAVAELALPQPWTPSGHPSPIFPRPHPLAAAPSYSWWLSLLPWMLAVLPSLVLTSAPCVGWPVAPALDYPHARPRYNSNSHETPSCRALDVFDGISQHVPTRSAALVARTSNPATVDVVPHASPMR, from the exons ATGCCGCTGCTGCTCCACCAGCCGCTACTGCTCCTGAACGCCAGTGCCGACCACCATCTCCCATGGCGCAGGAGCTCCCCAATCTCCTCTTGCCAGGGCGCCGTCGCTGAGCTCGCCCTGCCCCAGCCATGGACGCCGTCGGGCCACCCGTCTCCTATCTCCCCTCGCCCTCATCCTCTGGCTGCTGCCCCTTCCTATTCCTGGTGGCTGAGTCTTCTTCCATGGATGCTGGCTGTGCTGCCCTCCCTGGTGCTCACCTCTGCCCCCTGCGTTGGATGGCCGGTTGCTCCTGCCCTAG ATTATCCTCATGCCCGGCCGCGGTACAACAGCAACAGCCATGAAACCCCATCGTGTCGCGCCCTCGACGTGTTCGACGGAATATCGCAGCACGTGCCGACCCGATCTGCAGCCCTGGTTGCGAGGACGTCGAACCCCG CTACCGTCGACGTTGTGCCTCGCGCTTCACCAATGCGATGA